Below is a window of Phoenix dactylifera cultivar Barhee BC4 chromosome 7, palm_55x_up_171113_PBpolish2nd_filt_p, whole genome shotgun sequence DNA.
CATAAGCATTAAGTGAATAGCTGCACTGGTGTATGCTGTGCAAGTCAGAGTCCCTGTGATCTGGCTTTTAGTATCAGAAATCAAATCAGAGTGCAGTTTGGAAGAAACATCAGATGAATGTGCAGACTGAATTGGTGGTGCATCCAATGGCTTGTGAAAACAAAATTCACTGTTTTCATTCAGTTGGAAATCAGGTATATCTTCCGCCATTGCAGCTCTTGTGTGCAGCATGCAACTATTCATTCGCTCTTTTGGCAGCTCCTCTTCAAATCCCAAAGGACTGGCGGCACAACTCCACCAGTTCCCATGGCTTCCAATTAGGCATTAACCATTTGTCTATGCATAGCTTGGCTTAACTTGCCCTATCGATCCCAGGGCCACATATATCTGATGATTCCTTGGGAATCGGCCGGATGATTGGATGGTTACTACGAATCAAAATGGCATGAaacaaaataaatttcaaaCAGCTTTCTTAGATTCAAATTCATTCCACATTTAAGTGGTGGTAGTTTCATTCCGAAACCACATAAATGACCCTTCTAACAGATTAATAGACAAGACTACATCCATGCTATTTTGcaactttaattatttattacttCATAATAGCACCATTCATCAACACAAACTGTGTTCTGATATATTCTGCTGGATCACCTCTTCTCTATGATGTACAATTTCACAATGTCGAATGGAGTTACCTGTCTGACGTTCTCAGGAATCATAGAATGTTCCAGTCCCTTAAACAGAGATATTTTGTTAAAAACATTCAGTCGCATTCTACAAATGCGATCCTGGTGGGACATACTAGATCATAATTTCCATTTGCATCTACTTCCTGTAAAGAATCTTCGCAACATCACATCAAGATTAACCAGCTGATATGAACCTTAAAGATATTATCTGCTCAGCTCCTATTTCCTGCAATAAAATCAGTGAGTGGAAAATAGGAAAACACAATCACTGGATTCAAAACATAAACATGGAGGAGTCAAACTTTCAGGAATCCTAGAGTAAGTTTGCAGCTCTCCTAGCACTAGCACAGAAGTTCGCAATGTTGCAACCCAGACCATCCATACATTTACCCTTtcacaaaaataagaaaaaaatatatatgaaaaCATAGCTTTTTTTCGAAAGCTCATCCCACGCCAAGTCTCTCTATTCATCTGCACATTGGCTTTGGTGAGCGATGGGCCTGAGCGATGTCAGCCTCGGAGGAACAGTAGCAAAGCCCTTCCTTATTTTTCTCCACCACCTTCAGTATGCTCTCAAACACAGAAACCTCGCAGGGGATCCTCAGAACACCTTCCTGCTGGAACCCGAACTCCTCTTCTGCTTCTCTGAGCAGAACTGCGAAGGCTCGGTGACCCAAATACTCGGTAGGGATCACAAACCTCTGCATTTCCTCTCCAACGCATACAGCGAGATATCCCTTGGGGACATCTCCGGAGAGTGCCGAATATGAAGTGTCGGAGAAGGAGAGGGTCCTCTTCAGGAACTTGATGCTCTTGCTGTTGCTCTTTGGTGCAACTGCAAGCTTCTTCCACTTCTTTAGCATCTGCTGAAGCCTAACTATCTCTGTGATCTTGTTGGGCTTCTTGGAATCCATGGATCTTATTTGATAGCTTCCCAAATGCTTCAAGAAGACAAAAACTCTCTCTTCGCGTCGGCAGTGATGGTCTGAGATGCCATGGTGGGTGGTGCTTCAGAATTTAAAGAGAGCTCCAATCCTTTGttcagtatttttcttttgtttatttttatatg
It encodes the following:
- the LOC103702417 gene encoding auxin-induced protein 6B-like, which codes for MDSKKPNKITEIVRLQQMLKKWKKLAVAPKSNSKSIKFLKRTLSFSDTSYSALSGDVPKGYLAVCVGEEMQRFVIPTEYLGHRAFAVLLREAEEEFGFQQEGVLRIPCEVSVFESILKVVEKNKEGLCYCSSEADIAQAHRSPKPMCR